The DNA segment ACTTTGTTGTACTCATCAAAGATGAAGTCAAATCCAGCACCAACTTTCATATTGGCAGGAATAAAATTTGCATTGTTATCTCCAGCTGATTTGTCGTATTTGATTTTTGGTCCCATATTTTGGAAGTTGAAGCCTCCTCTAAAGCGACCATTAAAATCATTAAAAGCAATTTCTTCTGATTGGTAGAAACCTGCTACATCGACTGCAAATGTACTAGCTGCAGAAGCATCACCTTGAGAATCTGGAATTTTTAAACTTGAGTTTATGAATCTCCCTGCAACTGCCATCGAGAAAGTCTCTGACAATTTAAGCGAGTAAGATGCATCGACTGCAAACTCACTTGGTTTTACAACATTAGGAATGTCATCAAAATTTTGTCTAAGCTCAATTTCACCTAGACCAAAATAACGTAAACTTACTGCAAATGCACTACGCTCATTAAACCTATTAAAATAGGTGATCTGACCAAGAGAAATATCATTTACAAGATCTGTAAGATAAGGCGTGTAACTAAGGGAAAATCCTTGAGCCTCCTGAGAGAATGCGAATTTTGCTGGATTGTACTGTTGAGAATAAGCGTCTGGCGAAGTTGCTACTCCTTGATCACCTAAACCGGCTGACCTAGCATCTGCTGCAACTAATAAAAACGGAACTCCTGTTGTGATCACTCTGTCCTGCGAAAAACCAAATTGCTGGACCAGTAAAAAGGCAAATAATATTGAGATTTTTTTCATAAAAATTTTTAAAAAAAGAATTAGACAAATATAGTATTTTATTAAAGTATTACAAGTTTTTCGTATTTTTCCGTCTGTGTATTGCTTACCAAAGATTTGACCGTGAGCTTGTATACGTAGACACCTTTTCCAATTTTATCACCAAAATCATCACGGCCGTTCCAGGAAATTTCTCGAGACGTAAATCCTTCTGTTGTAACAATTTGATTGGTTGTCCACACTACTTTTCCAGTTACAGTGATAACTTGAACTTGCACCTGAAGTGGCTCAAAAGGACGGTTATGTGTAAACCAAAATTGGGTATAATTGACAAATGGATTTGGATAATTTAACACATTGGTAAGCGTAATTGATTCATCACCGACCACCACAAACTGAAGTTCGGAGGTTACCGGGTTATTATAGACATCCCAACCTTTAAATGTTAATGTATGCAATCCGACGGAAAGATTTCGGAAAGGGAATTTTATTTTTCCTTTTTTGAAATTGTCAAGTTCAGTTTCAAAATAATCATTTAGCACGTAGGGATTACTTTCGTCTCCATCTAGAATAGCGATCAAATCATGACCAATTCCACTCGCGGTATTTATTCCATTTTCATCTTCTAAAAAAGCTAAAAATATTGGAGATGCATTGGTTATTCCTCCAGAAATAAAATTTTGATCATTCATATATAGTTTTACGGTTGGTCCCGTAACATCTACTGCGGCATTGGCATTGATGCCTCCTACTTTAATAATATTGTCGAAACCTGTTTTGTCTTGTGTAACTTGCGTGCTTTTCCCATAAAAACTAATTCGGCCATTTCCTACAGGTACTCTGATATCACGAGGTACAACGAAAGAAAATTCAAAAGCACCATTGTTTATAGTAGCATTTCCTCTAAAAATGGTCTCTCCTAAAACTTTAAAGGGCATTGGGGCAGCATTTCCATCATTATTTAGCGTAAGCCTATCAATCATTTTGTCAAATATATTCACAGAAAGCTCACCATTGTAGGTCGTCATCAAATTATCAAATTGATCTGTAACAATTCCGGTTAATTTTATTGGGGCAAGTGCCTTTAAATCTTCGATATTTCCTGTAACGGACACATCGTTAACCTTTGTAAGTTTGATTTTAGGTTGTGGCAAAGCCAACATCAAAGCTGGATCTCCAATATAGAATACAACATTTGACGATGCGCTAGGATTGCTATTCTTAGCCAATCGTAAGGCTTCTGCAATCGTAGTTTGAGTGGTCGGCCCGAGACCGTAGCCGAAAAGAAATTCAGACAAACGATCGTTAAAAGGCTCGGCGCCGCTTTGATTAATCGAACGAATCGTGGTTAGCATGCTAATTGCGCCCCCACTAGGATTCCAATAAGTGTACTCACCAGCGGTGGGTCTGTATGGATCATCAAATTTCGAAAAATCACAAGTGATAGTTATAAATAAAGGATATTTATATTTATTTTGGAGATTTTGTCCATCGGTTTTTTCCCAAATACGCTCACCGGAAAGCACTTCTGGTCCGCCGTGACCAAGATAGTTAAAGACCAACGCTCCTTTTTCAAAATTATTAAATAACTCCTCTCTTGCTTGTGGGTATCTTTTTCCGCCTGAACCTGTTTCTTGAACGTAAGAATCTAAGAGGATTTTATTTACATTTATAAAAGGCTTCTCATTAAAGATCCGATCGGATAGTTGATTTTGCCGCTGTTGCAAACTTGCATCTGATACTCTATCTGCATCGTCCGCAATTAGTACAATGTTATTTCGCCAACTTCCATAAGATTTAGGATCGTGGTAATCAATAACTTTTTGCACCATATCATCAGCTTGTCTAGGGTCGGCGACGAGCATTCTTCCGATGGCGATATCTAAACCGCCAAAAGAAGATCCGATATTCCCTTCATTTTCATCCATAAGTCCGAAAAAATCATCAGAAGCATACGAAGCCTCACTGGTAGAATAACTATAAAGGGCGTGATAAATCGGCACTATATTAGTATTATTTGGGATTCTGTTTTTGTAATCAAAAGATGCATCTCCAAAAAGATTTACATATTTTACGGCTCTTTGTGGCAGACTCGCGTTGACATATACGTATTTTATAAAGTTTCGGATTGCAGCAATATCTTGTTTGCCTGAGGAAAATTCTTGATAGATGTCTTCTAGCTTTACAACCTTTACATTCAGATTTGAATATTGTCTGTGGAAATTAGCAAGTTTTTCTGCTGACATTGAAAGAAATGCGGGCGTAATAATCAGATAATCGACATCAAGATATTGGCCTTGCGCAGTCTTTAAAATACTTCCCTTTAAATCCTGATTTGATACGTAAGCCTGTGATTCTTTTGATGGCGAATAATAATTAGATGGATCAACTGCAATATACTTACGAAGTTCGCCTAAAACCGCCTTAAAAGAATATGTTCCGGTGGTGCCAGAATTTTGAATATTTCCAACATTATATATATCCGTAATATCCCAAACTTCCGCGATTGAAGTTGCATTGCTTATAGTATATTGTCCAATTCCTGTCTCTAATGCTGATTCATTTACTTGAAAACGAAACTGCTTGCCGTAGCCCGATAAGTTATTGGTAGCTCGAAGGATAATATAATCTAAAAATCCCTTTGAGCCCGGCACACCATTATTATTGTAAGTGAGTTTAATCTTAATATTCTGTGCTGCTGCAAAAGCATTGTTTTTTATAAAAGTATTATCGTAAAGTTCACGGTCGCCGTCGGGGGATAATGCCGATATATTTACAGTGCCAACATTTTGTCCACTTGCTTCTACAGAAAAATTGGTTGGAGTAAAAGCTGCTGCCGCTGCTCTCACGGTAATTCCAACTTGAGATGCTAGATCAATCTGAGGAAATTCAAAAGAAAATTCTTGAACATTCTGAACATTAAATTGCTCTCCAACCCATAATCTCCCTAAACGTACAACATTAATGAGGTCACGCTCATGATATTGATAGCCGTCGTACTTTGTGTAATTTTTGGTTGGGATCGCATTTTCCAGCGGATCTAATAAGCTCATTCTTTTTCCAACGCCACCATTTATGGTAACATAATAATACGATCTATCAGCATAAAGATTGCTGTGAGTTTGACTTTCAGTATTCCAATTATCTACACCCTCCGCATAGAAAATAATATAATCATTGTCATTAAACACTCCGTCACTTTCGCCAATTACCTGAATGGCATTTTCTGCCAAATCCATCGGATAGGGAATTGAATTTGCCAATGGCAGCATTCGACCACCATTTCCATAAATTTTGAGATTTCTAGGATCAGCATTGACATTCATACCTAGTGACCTTAAAAAATCTTTTGATATTTTATAAACTCCCGATTTTTCAACGTAAAAGCGATACCAATCGCCGGATCGTAGCACAGAATTAGAAAGAGCAGCAGGTGCGGAGGTTGTGGACGAAATTTTATTATTTTCAGTAGAAAAATTATAGGTAAAAGATTTCACTCTCTTGTAAACACTTCCTTCTTTAATAATAGGACTAATCGAAATTGTAGTATAATACACATCTCGAGCGCGATTGTTTCGCAAATTTGAAATAAGTTTTGCAGGAATTTCAGCAGGATCTAAATCTCCAATCGAATTAATAGATTCAAAAACGACGTCAGAAATAACCAGAGAAGATGGGTTGGCAACTGAAATTTGTTGAATGGTAACCGAAGCTAAAATGCTTTTCTCTGCAACATTATATCGGAAATATTCAGCTGTAAAGTGCGGAATTTGAACAGTATATGTCTCAAAAGGGTATGTATTAGTAGCGGCCCAAGCAAGCTCAACAGACTTGCTGTTTTGGCCTAGAATCAGGTTTGTAAAAAGTGTAATAAGGAGTAAAAAGATATTTTTCATCAGGATATGAACGTCAGAAGTACAAAATTAGTGCGGCAAATTTCTACAATAAAATGCTAAAATACTTATAATATTTTTGTCATCTTTGCGTTAAGTTATTTTGGGCAAAAATCCGCCCATCAAAATTTAATATATTATTATAGAAAACGGGTTGCAGTTTACTAAGGAATTGTTATATTGCGGCTCGAAAATTTATTACCTACTAAATATGAAAGTAAATAAAATTATGGTTGTTAAGCTGATGCTGTCCCTAGCATTAGTATTTAGTTTTGCTAGCTGTAGCAAAAAATCAAGCTCCAAAAACTCGTCACGAGCAACTGGTTGGAAGATCAACGATAAAAATGGCGGATTCCAATATGCTACTAATTTTAAGAAGCAAGAGGCGGGACCAGGATTAGTTATGGTTGAAGGTGGTACTTTTACTATGGGTAAGGTACAAGATGATGTGATGCATGACTGGAATAACTCTGCAAACCAACAACACGTGCAATCATTTTATTTGGATGAAACCGAAGTTACCAATATGATGTACATGGAGTACCTTGATTGGTTGAAAAGAGTATTTCCTCCAACAGAAGAAAATTACAAAAACATCTACGAAGGAGCTTCACCTGATACATTAGTATGGAGAAACAGACTTGGATACAATGAAACTATGACTAACAACTACCTTAGGCATCCTGCTTATGCGGAATATCCTGTGGTAGGTGTAAATTGGATTCAGGCAGTTGAATTTTGTAAATGGAGAACAGATCGTGTTAATGAAAACATCCTGGAGCAAAACAAATATTTGAAGAAAGATGCTAAACTAGGTGCAACCGCAGAAAGTACTTTCAGTACTGAGACTT comes from the Flavobacterium ardleyense genome and includes:
- the porV gene encoding type IX secretion system outer membrane channel protein PorV, which encodes MKKISILFAFLLVQQFGFSQDRVITTGVPFLLVAADARSAGLGDQGVATSPDAYSQQYNPAKFAFSQEAQGFSLSYTPYLTDLVNDISLGQITYFNRFNERSAFAVSLRYFGLGEIELRQNFDDIPNVVKPSEFAVDASYSLKLSETFSMAVAGRFINSSLKIPDSQGDASAASTFAVDVAGFYQSEEIAFNDFNGRFRGGFNFQNMGPKIKYDKSAGDNNANFIPANMKVGAGFDFIFDEYNKVSLTAEFNKLLVPTPQNPDINGDGDVTQEEIIQTNEDYSNIGWVSGMFKSFGDAPDGFSEELKEFTYAAGAEYLYQDSFAFRLGYFNESIEKGARKFFALGAGFKYNVVKVDVSYLFSASKVKNPLENTLRFSLTFNFGEKYDEY
- the porU gene encoding type IX secretion system sortase PorU, yielding MKNIFLLLITLFTNLILGQNSKSVELAWAATNTYPFETYTVQIPHFTAEYFRYNVAEKSILASVTIQQISVANPSSLVISDVVFESINSIGDLDPAEIPAKLISNLRNNRARDVYYTTISISPIIKEGSVYKRVKSFTYNFSTENNKISSTTSAPAALSNSVLRSGDWYRFYVEKSGVYKISKDFLRSLGMNVNADPRNLKIYGNGGRMLPLANSIPYPMDLAENAIQVIGESDGVFNDNDYIIFYAEGVDNWNTESQTHSNLYADRSYYYVTINGGVGKRMSLLDPLENAIPTKNYTKYDGYQYHERDLINVVRLGRLWVGEQFNVQNVQEFSFEFPQIDLASQVGITVRAAAAAFTPTNFSVEASGQNVGTVNISALSPDGDRELYDNTFIKNNAFAAAQNIKIKLTYNNNGVPGSKGFLDYIILRATNNLSGYGKQFRFQVNESALETGIGQYTISNATSIAEVWDITDIYNVGNIQNSGTTGTYSFKAVLGELRKYIAVDPSNYYSPSKESQAYVSNQDLKGSILKTAQGQYLDVDYLIITPAFLSMSAEKLANFHRQYSNLNVKVVKLEDIYQEFSSGKQDIAAIRNFIKYVYVNASLPQRAVKYVNLFGDASFDYKNRIPNNTNIVPIYHALYSYSTSEASYASDDFFGLMDENEGNIGSSFGGLDIAIGRMLVADPRQADDMVQKVIDYHDPKSYGSWRNNIVLIADDADRVSDASLQQRQNQLSDRIFNEKPFINVNKILLDSYVQETGSGGKRYPQAREELFNNFEKGALVFNYLGHGGPEVLSGERIWEKTDGQNLQNKYKYPLFITITCDFSKFDDPYRPTAGEYTYWNPSGGAISMLTTIRSINQSGAEPFNDRLSEFLFGYGLGPTTQTTIAEALRLAKNSNPSASSNVVFYIGDPALMLALPQPKIKLTKVNDVSVTGNIEDLKALAPIKLTGIVTDQFDNLMTTYNGELSVNIFDKMIDRLTLNNDGNAAPMPFKVLGETIFRGNATINNGAFEFSFVVPRDIRVPVGNGRISFYGKSTQVTQDKTGFDNIIKVGGINANAAVDVTGPTVKLYMNDQNFISGGITNASPIFLAFLEDENGINTASGIGHDLIAILDGDESNPYVLNDYFETELDNFKKGKIKFPFRNLSVGLHTLTFKGWDVYNNPVTSELQFVVVGDESITLTNVLNYPNPFVNYTQFWFTHNRPFEPLQVQVQVITVTGKVVWTTNQIVTTEGFTSREISWNGRDDFGDKIGKGVYVYKLTVKSLVSNTQTEKYEKLVIL